CATAATTCCTGTCGCAAAGGAATACTTTTCACAGGCGCATTTCCTGTTTCACCTGCAACCATTCGCCTGATTGCGAGACCGCTGGTACACTCGGAAAGGTTAACTTATAACGTTATAACAACCGGAAACGCTGATATGTCGTCACAACCACAACAAAACAGCGATGGCTTCTTTGGTCATCCCAAGGGGCTCTCCACCCTATTCTTCACCGAGATGTGGGAGCGGATGAGTTACTACGGTATGCGCGCCCTGCTGGTCCTGTTCATGACCGCCAGCCTGCAGCAGGAAGGCCTCGCCTTCACCGTTGCCGCCGCTACCGCTATCTACGGCCTTTACACCGGTGCGGTGTACTTCCTGGGACTCCCGGGTGGCTGGATTGCCGACCGCCTGCTGGGCGGCCAGCGTACCGTCTGGTACGGCGGTATCATCATCATGTGCGGCCATATCGTGCTCGCCATCCCCAGCGACCATACCTTCTTTATTGGTCTGATCCTGGTCGCCACCGGCACCGGTCTGCTCAAACCCAATATTAGTGCTCTGGTTGGCCACCTGTACGCGGACAACGATGTGCGCCGCGACAGTGGTTACGCCCTGTACTACATGGGTATCAATATCGGTTCCGTGCTCGGCTACATGATCTGTGGCTACTTCGGTGAGAAGGTGGGCTGGCACTGGGGCTTCGGCGCCGCTGCAATCGGTATGGCTATTGGCCTGATCCAGTACCGCAAGACCATCGGCAACCTGGGCGACGCCAGCCTCAAGCCTGAGCACCCCATGACACCGGCGGGTGAAAAGAAAGCCTGGGGAGTTATCTGGGCGGTTGTCGGCGCCGTAGTAGTGATTACGGCTCTCACCATGAGTGGCGTGATTACCTTCGACCCGGTCGCAGTGGCTACCAAGGTCGCTATCTTCTTTACCGCAATCTTTTTCATCTACTACGCCTATATCTACTTCGGCGGCAAGCTGAGCCAGGCCGAAAAGAAACGGATGTGGGCACTGTTCCTTGTGTGTGTCGCCTCCGCGTGTTTCTGGTCTGGCTTCGAGCAGGCGGGCTCCTCCCTGAACCTGTTTGTCCGCGATTTTACCGATCGCACAATGGGCTCCTTTGAGATTCCGGCGTCCTGGTTCCAGAATTTGAACCCGATGTTCATCATCATCCTGTCGCCCTTCTTCGCCGCCCTGTGGATCAACCTGGGCAAGCGCATGATCACGCCCTCCTACAGCATGAAATGCGCGATCGGCTTGATCATCATGGCCACCGGCTTTATCGTGATGTTCTTCGCCGCCCAGCAGGCGGCACAGGGCCTCGAAGTTGCACCGATGTGGCTGGTGACCACTTACTTCCTGCACACCGTGGGTGAACTGTGCCTGAGCCCGGTGGCCCTGAGCGCGGTAAGCAAGCTGTCGCCGCGTCGCTTTGCCGGCCAGATGATGGGTGTGTTTGTACTCACCTACTCCATCGGCAATGTTATTGCCGGTCTGCTGGCGGGTAATTTTGATCCGGACAACATCTCCACCCTCCCGAACCTGTACCTGCAGATCGCCATCTTCAGTATTGGTATCGGTGCGGTGATCGCGCTGATCAGCCTCAAGTCCAAGTCCTGGGAGGGCCAGGGTTTGGATCACATCGAGGCGGTTGAGCCGGCAGAGGCAACGGCCAAAACCGTCAACCCCTAACCTGATCTGCTCAAATCAAAAAAAAGGCCGCACTGGTAACCAGTGCGGCCTTTTTTAATGCTTCTCATTGCAAATTCTGAATTAAAAGAATTGGTCTCAGCAAAAGACCAAACAGACCAGTATTGCCAATAAAGACTATCCATCAGCAATTCCAGTCTTCTTTCGGCTAAAAATCGCGCTCAAGCCACAAAAATATTTCATTTTTTGAGGGAGCACTCTATTCCATCGTCATAGATCTTGTTGGGAGGCATACCCTTTGGGGGGGGTGCCATCACACACGGGAGGTAGACTCTCCCAGTCTTGCCTGAGACGGCAATCAAATAAAAAAGAGGATCAACGATGAATAAGAATCTCCTTGCTCTGGCGGTCAAGAGTGCTCTAGGCCTTACTGCTGCAGTGATGCTGACTCCAGCGATAGCTCAAGAGAACACGCAAGCAATCGAGGCAGGTGATGTCGAAGAGGTGGTTGTCACCGGTTCGCGCATCAAGCGACTCGACCCGGAGCTGTCTGTCCCGGTACAGGTGTTCAACAACGACTACATCAAGAACTCCGGCGCCTCCAACATCCAGGATTTCCTGTTTACGTCGAATTTCGCCGGTCCATCGCTCTTCAATGAAAATGCCACCCTGAGCCAGACTGCCGGTACTGCTAACTTCGACAGCCGCGGCTTCGGCGATGACTACGTTCTGGTGCTGCTCAACGGACGCCGTCTCCCGGCCGACCCCCTGGGCGGTGACAATGCCACTAACCTGAACCTGATTCCCATCGCGGCTGTTGAGCGTATTGAATACCTGTCCACTGGCGCCTCTGCAATTTACGGTGCCGACGCGGTGCAGGGTGTTGTCAACGTAATTACCAAATCTAATTTCGAGGGTTTCAACCTCGACATGCGCACCGAAGCCATGGCCGATGGTGATGGCACCAAGCACAACTTTGGCTTTTCCGGTGGTATTTCCAGCGACAAAGGTTGGCTGATGGCCTCGATTGACTATCAGACCCAAGAATCCGTCATGGCTGATGGCCTGCCGCTGATCGGCTCCGCCATTTCTCCGACCGGCATCGATGGCCGCAGCCCCACCGGCTTGCCTGGCACCTACCTCGATTTTGGTAACGATATATCTTACCCGGCCGCTGACTGCCCCGAAGGCAGCAAGCGGGACCCGCTGTACACTACGGCTGGCCAAGATTGCTCCTTCGACTTCGCCAAGCTGTATGAGGCTATCCCGGCGCAAGACCGCTTCAATTTCCTCACCACTGGTGAGATCAAGCTCAGTGACAGCATCACTGGCTATGGTGAATTCCGCTTCAGCCGCAACTTCACCGAAGTGCGCAATGGTGCAGCACCGGCTTTCTTTAACATCACCGGAGCCGAGTCTCTGGCTAATGTTGATGCCGAGCTAGGCAGCGATCTG
This Microbulbifer sp. Q7 DNA region includes the following protein-coding sequences:
- a CDS encoding peptide MFS transporter, whose product is MSSQPQQNSDGFFGHPKGLSTLFFTEMWERMSYYGMRALLVLFMTASLQQEGLAFTVAAATAIYGLYTGAVYFLGLPGGWIADRLLGGQRTVWYGGIIIMCGHIVLAIPSDHTFFIGLILVATGTGLLKPNISALVGHLYADNDVRRDSGYALYYMGINIGSVLGYMICGYFGEKVGWHWGFGAAAIGMAIGLIQYRKTIGNLGDASLKPEHPMTPAGEKKAWGVIWAVVGAVVVITALTMSGVITFDPVAVATKVAIFFTAIFFIYYAYIYFGGKLSQAEKKRMWALFLVCVASACFWSGFEQAGSSLNLFVRDFTDRTMGSFEIPASWFQNLNPMFIIILSPFFAALWINLGKRMITPSYSMKCAIGLIIMATGFIVMFFAAQQAAQGLEVAPMWLVTTYFLHTVGELCLSPVALSAVSKLSPRRFAGQMMGVFVLTYSIGNVIAGLLAGNFDPDNISTLPNLYLQIAIFSIGIGAVIALISLKSKSWEGQGLDHIEAVEPAEATAKTVNP